A genomic segment from Actinoplanes sichuanensis encodes:
- a CDS encoding class I SAM-dependent RNA methyltransferase, with product MSVAPSSAGASATSDTEDLVEGDRVEVVVGAPAHGGHCVARIGGPHGRVVFVRHALPGERVTAEITEIHRGYLRADAVEIHEASPDRVTPPCPHARPGGCGGCDLQHASGEAQLRWKTEVVREQLVRLAGLDPDHLVRVEALPPPLDRPGDDPGQLLGWRSRIRYAIDAAGRPGLLQHRSHQVVPIDRCRIAHPAIQALDVLANDWPNVDALQAVASTGGDVAVLGRPSGSAGPAPDDDLTDAPEGGPLFRLSGPPEVIELAAGRAWRIPPQGFWQVHPSAADTLVNAVLEMLRPAAGEIAWDLYGGAGLFAAAVAERTGGRVTVVESSPTGVAAARANLAGLIGSDGRPQAEIVEARVDVALARRRVTGPVDLVVLDPPRSGAGARVVRALAAARPRAIAYVACDPAALARDLKTFVSLGWRLEKLRAFDCFPMTQHIECVAHLVPA from the coding sequence GTGAGCGTCGCCCCTTCGTCCGCCGGCGCTTCCGCCACTTCCGACACCGAGGATCTCGTCGAGGGTGACCGGGTCGAGGTCGTCGTGGGCGCGCCCGCGCACGGCGGCCACTGCGTCGCCCGGATCGGCGGCCCGCACGGCCGGGTCGTCTTCGTCAGGCACGCGCTGCCCGGCGAACGCGTCACCGCCGAGATCACCGAGATCCATCGCGGCTACCTCCGGGCCGACGCGGTGGAGATCCACGAGGCCTCGCCGGATCGGGTCACCCCACCCTGCCCGCACGCCCGGCCCGGCGGCTGCGGCGGCTGCGACCTCCAACACGCCTCCGGCGAGGCACAGCTGCGGTGGAAGACCGAGGTGGTCCGGGAACAGCTGGTCCGGCTGGCCGGCCTCGACCCCGATCATCTGGTACGGGTGGAAGCACTGCCGCCACCGCTGGACCGTCCCGGTGACGACCCGGGGCAACTGCTCGGATGGCGCAGCCGGATCCGGTACGCGATCGACGCCGCCGGCCGCCCCGGGCTGCTTCAGCACCGGTCGCACCAGGTGGTGCCGATCGACCGCTGCCGGATCGCGCACCCCGCCATCCAGGCGCTCGACGTGCTCGCCAACGACTGGCCCAATGTCGACGCGCTGCAGGCGGTCGCGTCCACCGGCGGCGACGTCGCGGTCCTCGGCCGCCCGTCCGGATCGGCCGGCCCGGCACCCGACGACGACCTCACCGATGCCCCCGAGGGCGGCCCGCTGTTTCGGCTCTCCGGCCCGCCCGAGGTGATCGAACTCGCCGCCGGCCGCGCGTGGCGGATCCCGCCGCAGGGGTTCTGGCAGGTCCACCCGTCGGCCGCGGACACACTGGTCAACGCCGTGCTGGAGATGCTCCGGCCGGCCGCCGGAGAGATCGCTTGGGACCTCTACGGCGGCGCCGGTCTGTTCGCCGCCGCCGTGGCCGAACGCACCGGCGGCCGGGTCACCGTCGTCGAATCGTCCCCGACCGGGGTGGCCGCGGCCCGGGCCAACCTCGCCGGGCTGATCGGCTCCGACGGCCGCCCGCAGGCCGAGATCGTCGAGGCGCGGGTCGACGTGGCGCTGGCCCGGCGACGGGTGACCGGCCCGGTCGATCTGGTCGTGCTCGACCCGCCCCGGTCCGGCGCCGGTGCCCGGGTGGTCCGGGCGCTGGCCGCGGCCCGCCCACGGGCGATCGCCTATGTGGCGTGCGATCCGGCGGCCCTGGCCCGCGACCTGAAGACGTTCGTGTCGCTGGGCTGGCGCCTGGAGAAGCTACGGGCGTTCGACTGCTTCCCGATGACCCAGCACATCGAATGCGTGGCCCACCTGGTCCCGGCCTGA
- a CDS encoding bifunctional 5,10-methylenetetrahydrofolate dehydrogenase/5,10-methenyltetrahydrofolate cyclohydrolase → MSTARLLPGAPVAEAVLDDVKARVAKLKDRGIRPSLATILVGDDDASAGYIRIKQKQAAELGFESPHEHLSGDVTQADLLKVISAYNDDSDVHGVLIQYPIPAHLDYDAALQTLDPDKDVDGMHPLNMGRLAVGLPGPLPCTPAGIEALLAFHGVEVSGREVVILGRGATLGRPLAMLLAQKRPTANAAVTVVHTGVKDWPRYAQRADILIAAVGVPGIVKPEHVKPGSVVIGAGVRYEGRRLLPDVEESCAEVAGAITPRVGGVGPTTVAMLFRNAVAAAERANP, encoded by the coding sequence ATGTCCACTGCTCGTCTCCTGCCCGGCGCTCCGGTCGCCGAGGCGGTCCTCGACGACGTCAAGGCCCGGGTCGCCAAGCTGAAGGACCGCGGGATCCGGCCCAGCCTCGCCACCATCCTGGTCGGTGACGACGACGCCTCCGCGGGCTACATCCGGATCAAGCAGAAGCAGGCCGCCGAGCTCGGCTTCGAGTCCCCGCACGAGCACCTCAGCGGCGACGTCACCCAGGCCGACCTACTCAAGGTCATCTCCGCCTACAACGACGACTCCGACGTGCACGGCGTCCTCATCCAGTACCCGATCCCGGCCCACCTGGACTACGACGCGGCCCTGCAGACCCTCGACCCCGACAAGGACGTCGACGGTATGCACCCGCTCAACATGGGCCGCCTCGCCGTCGGCCTGCCCGGCCCGCTGCCCTGCACCCCGGCCGGCATCGAGGCGCTGCTCGCCTTCCACGGCGTCGAGGTCTCCGGCCGCGAGGTGGTCATCCTCGGCCGGGGCGCCACCCTCGGCCGCCCGCTCGCCATGCTCCTCGCCCAGAAACGGCCGACCGCCAACGCCGCGGTCACCGTCGTGCACACCGGCGTCAAGGACTGGCCGCGTTACGCCCAGCGCGCCGACATCCTGATCGCCGCCGTCGGCGTCCCCGGCATCGTCAAGCCGGAACACGTCAAGCCCGGCTCGGTGGTGATCGGTGCCGGCGTCCGCTACGAGGGCCGCCGCCTGCTGCCGGACGTCGAGGAGTCGTGCGCCGAGGTGGCCGGAGCCATCACCCCACGGGTCGGTGGCGTGGGCCCGACGACGGTCGCGATGCTCTTCCGCAACGCGGTGGCCGCCGCCGAAAGGGCCAACCCCTGA
- the dxs gene encoding 1-deoxy-D-xylulose-5-phosphate synthase, producing the protein MSDSPSTPAGLLTSITNPGDLKRLTAEQLTLLAAEIRDFLVAKVSRTGGHLGPNLGVVEMTLAMHRVFDSPRDKILFDTGHQSYVHKIVTGRQDGFDLLRQRGGLTGYPSQAESEHDLIENSHASTALSYADGLAKAFALRGEDRHVVAVVGDGALTGGMCWEALNNIAATRNRLVIVVNDNGRSYAPTIGGLADHLSTLRLNPGYEKVLDLVKDALGQTPVVGKPVFEVLHAVKKGIKDAVSPQPMFEDLGLKYIGPVDGHDQQAMESALRRAKGFNAPVIVHAVTRKGYGYRPAEQDEADCLHGPGAFDPQTGALTAKPSLKWTAVFADELVRIADERLDVVGITAAMAEPTGIAELAKKYPERTYDVGIAEQHAATSAAGLAMGGLHPVVAVYATFLNRAFDQVLLDVAMHNLPVTFVLDRAGITGPDGPSHYGMWDMSVFGVVPGLRIAAPRDSATLREELREAVAVEDGPTIVRFPTGAVAPDTPAIRRVGQVDVLREGETQDILLVAVGSFVGLALEAAEKITEQGYGVTVVDPRWVRPVPIELTGLAAQHWAVVTLEDGVRAGGVGDAVASALRDAGVSTPLRDFGVPVGFHPHGTRAEILASLGLTSQDVAREVVGFVSRLAEPDIRV; encoded by the coding sequence ATGAGCGACTCCCCCTCGACCCCGGCCGGCCTGCTGACCAGCATCACCAATCCGGGTGATCTGAAGCGACTGACCGCGGAGCAGCTGACCCTGCTCGCGGCCGAGATCCGTGACTTCCTCGTCGCCAAGGTGTCGCGGACCGGGGGCCACCTCGGTCCCAACCTGGGTGTGGTCGAGATGACCCTGGCCATGCACCGGGTCTTCGACTCCCCGCGCGACAAGATCCTCTTCGACACCGGCCACCAGTCGTATGTCCACAAGATCGTGACCGGCCGGCAGGACGGCTTCGATCTGCTCCGCCAGCGTGGTGGCCTCACCGGCTACCCGAGCCAGGCGGAGAGCGAGCACGACCTGATCGAGAATTCGCACGCCTCCACCGCCCTGTCCTACGCCGACGGTCTGGCCAAGGCGTTCGCACTGCGCGGTGAGGACCGTCACGTGGTCGCGGTCGTCGGTGACGGCGCGCTGACCGGTGGCATGTGCTGGGAGGCGCTCAACAACATCGCGGCCACGCGCAACCGTCTGGTGATCGTGGTCAACGACAACGGTCGCTCGTATGCGCCGACCATCGGCGGTCTCGCCGACCACCTGTCCACGCTGCGCCTCAACCCGGGTTACGAGAAGGTGCTCGACCTGGTCAAGGACGCGCTGGGCCAGACCCCGGTGGTGGGCAAGCCGGTCTTCGAGGTGCTGCACGCGGTCAAGAAGGGCATCAAGGACGCGGTCAGCCCGCAGCCGATGTTCGAGGACCTCGGCCTGAAATACATCGGGCCGGTGGACGGTCACGACCAGCAGGCCATGGAGTCGGCGCTGCGGCGGGCCAAGGGCTTCAACGCGCCCGTCATCGTGCACGCGGTGACCCGCAAGGGCTACGGCTACCGGCCGGCCGAGCAGGACGAGGCGGACTGCCTGCACGGCCCGGGCGCGTTCGACCCGCAGACCGGCGCGCTGACCGCCAAGCCGTCGCTGAAGTGGACCGCGGTCTTCGCCGACGAGCTGGTCCGGATCGCCGACGAGCGGCTGGACGTGGTGGGCATCACGGCCGCGATGGCCGAGCCGACCGGCATCGCCGAGCTGGCCAAGAAGTATCCGGAGCGCACCTACGACGTGGGCATCGCCGAGCAGCACGCCGCGACGTCGGCGGCCGGTCTCGCGATGGGCGGCCTGCACCCGGTGGTCGCGGTCTACGCCACCTTCCTGAACCGGGCTTTCGACCAGGTCCTGCTGGACGTGGCGATGCACAACCTGCCGGTGACCTTCGTGCTGGACCGGGCCGGGATCACCGGGCCGGACGGGCCGAGTCACTACGGCATGTGGGACATGAGCGTCTTCGGTGTGGTGCCGGGGCTGCGGATCGCCGCGCCGCGTGACTCGGCGACGCTGCGTGAGGAGTTGCGCGAGGCGGTCGCGGTCGAGGACGGGCCGACGATCGTGCGCTTCCCGACCGGCGCGGTCGCGCCGGACACCCCGGCGATCCGCCGGGTCGGCCAGGTGGACGTGCTCCGCGAGGGCGAAACCCAGGACATCCTGCTGGTCGCGGTGGGTTCGTTCGTCGGCCTCGCCCTGGAGGCGGCGGAGAAGATCACCGAGCAGGGGTACGGGGTGACCGTCGTCGACCCCCGCTGGGTCCGTCCGGTGCCGATCGAGCTGACCGGCCTGGCCGCCCAGCACTGGGCGGTCGTGACGCTGGAGGACGGGGTGCGGGCCGGCGGTGTCGGCGACGCGGTGGCGAGCGCCCTGCGGGACGCGGGTGTGTCCACGCCGCTGCGTGACTTCGGCGTGCCGGTGGGCTTCCACCCGCACGGCACCCGCGCCGAGATCCTCGCCTCGCTCGGCCTCACCTCGCAGGATGTGGCCCGCGAGGTGGTCGGGTTCGTGTCCCGTCTCGCGGAGCCTGACATCCGGGTCTGA
- a CDS encoding outer membrane protein assembly factor BamB family protein: MGADTVSGPMVIDLGYDRGEPITYDRPGRRAMPSWLVPAVVAAMVLFSLTASGPPPPPLLDALTRVEIGSGDPYLVTGTGQLVVQSVGVLASYDLESGDLQWRVDQKVPVYRLRSGDGLLLLRPWGAGSTEPGTTAVALATGDQRWHNTRSVVGFEGTGLVFSVDGVRSQSSGTGRRVEGAVEALDRDTGRPRWRVEVPSTAVLLAVPGPAGETARMLVVRDDLLAQLYDGRTGVLLAQRPVPAANYDPDNPLVAGGVILLRHPGPSGIEVSAFDPATLRPLWTAPAGTTREVQACGPLACLIGLDGVRAIDPATGDPRWHRPGWRSIETIGRRLIAYADGPKSPTALVDPSTGRVLVDLTGWRPLGGATADGDVLVTREIGADPRTMVAVAAPRLSRPRVLAELPAGTGECQSAPERLICRSMYGELVVWAYRAEPA, translated from the coding sequence ATGGGTGCGGACACCGTCAGCGGGCCGATGGTCATCGACCTCGGCTACGACCGGGGTGAGCCGATCACGTACGACCGGCCGGGACGGCGCGCGATGCCGTCCTGGCTGGTGCCGGCCGTGGTCGCGGCGATGGTCCTCTTCTCGCTCACCGCGTCCGGGCCGCCGCCGCCCCCGCTGTTGGATGCGCTGACCCGGGTCGAGATCGGCTCCGGTGACCCGTACCTGGTGACCGGCACCGGCCAACTGGTGGTCCAGTCGGTCGGTGTGCTCGCCTCCTACGATCTGGAGTCCGGCGACCTGCAGTGGCGGGTCGACCAGAAGGTCCCGGTCTACCGGCTGCGATCGGGTGACGGGCTCCTGCTGCTGCGCCCGTGGGGCGCCGGCAGCACCGAGCCGGGCACCACCGCGGTCGCCCTGGCGACCGGCGACCAGCGATGGCACAACACCCGCAGCGTGGTCGGCTTCGAGGGCACCGGGCTGGTGTTCTCGGTCGACGGCGTGCGCAGCCAGTCGTCCGGCACCGGCCGCCGGGTGGAGGGGGCCGTCGAGGCGCTCGACCGGGACACCGGGCGGCCCCGTTGGCGGGTCGAGGTGCCGTCGACCGCGGTCCTGCTGGCCGTGCCGGGCCCGGCCGGCGAGACGGCCCGGATGCTGGTGGTCCGCGACGACCTGCTCGCCCAGCTGTACGACGGGCGGACCGGCGTCCTGCTCGCCCAGCGGCCGGTGCCGGCCGCCAACTACGACCCGGACAACCCGCTGGTGGCCGGGGGAGTGATCCTGCTGCGGCACCCGGGGCCCTCCGGCATCGAGGTGTCCGCCTTCGACCCGGCCACACTGCGGCCGCTGTGGACCGCGCCGGCCGGCACCACCCGCGAGGTGCAGGCGTGTGGCCCGCTCGCCTGCCTGATCGGCCTGGACGGGGTGCGGGCCATCGACCCGGCCACCGGCGACCCGCGCTGGCACCGGCCCGGCTGGCGGTCGATCGAGACGATCGGGCGACGGTTGATCGCCTACGCGGACGGCCCGAAGTCACCGACCGCGCTGGTCGACCCGTCGACCGGCCGGGTGCTCGTCGATCTGACCGGCTGGCGGCCGCTCGGCGGGGCCACCGCCGACGGGGACGTGCTGGTCACCCGGGAGATCGGGGCGGATCCGCGTACCATGGTCGCGGTCGCGGCCCCGCGCCTGTCCCGGCCGCGGGTGCTCGCCGAGTTGCCGGCCGGCACCGGGGAGTGCCAGTCCGCCCCGGAGCGACTGATCTGCCGGTCGATGTACGGCGAACTGGTCGTCTGGGCCTATCGGGCCGAGCCGGCGTGA
- a CDS encoding outer membrane protein assembly factor BamB family protein encodes MALIELDLDAPPDRIAGRRTPPPWRYRHLGLVVAVLLVLAAAGAAPAGGTFWRPLGLIPAPPGAESTIQIAGGRVFTIVLAGQSRTLTAWDPQPSPHRLWSAEVPISATFDPAKGVFGPIRVQRIGGLLLVGAGLSSTVLDPDTGAIRWTTPNRITPVPDGLAVLTDRIFRPGTLYDQESGDPGMLYFSADGRPHVEPPVRTEVRGLDLATGEVLWTATPGGSVTAEAARGAGPPAVLITSSDRLSLRDARTGAVLRETELPEEAGSGPGTSDVLDDVALIGYPEAGLQVGYDVRTLDRLWTRDLHTEGEPDNCAGLLCTGGDREVRVLDRRTGKSAWSAPATAALAARAGSVLMSGPDGDGPELLVDGVTGAPRADLSGWTGEVEGFDAHALLLWRDEKGGGRAFGAVLPGATEVRYLGAADGLGGDCGGDDRYVVCRDVRGLRVWAYRI; translated from the coding sequence GTGGCGCTGATCGAGCTGGATCTGGACGCCCCGCCCGATCGGATCGCCGGACGCCGTACCCCGCCCCCGTGGCGTTACCGCCACCTCGGCCTGGTCGTGGCGGTGCTCCTGGTGCTGGCCGCGGCCGGCGCGGCCCCGGCCGGTGGCACCTTCTGGCGTCCGCTCGGCCTGATCCCGGCCCCGCCCGGCGCCGAGTCCACGATCCAGATCGCCGGTGGCCGGGTGTTCACCATCGTGCTCGCCGGGCAGAGCCGCACCCTCACCGCGTGGGATCCGCAGCCGTCTCCGCACCGGCTGTGGAGTGCCGAGGTGCCGATCAGCGCCACCTTCGACCCGGCGAAGGGTGTGTTCGGCCCGATCCGGGTGCAGCGGATCGGCGGGCTGCTGCTGGTCGGCGCCGGGCTGTCCAGCACGGTCCTGGACCCGGACACCGGGGCGATCCGGTGGACCACCCCGAACCGGATCACCCCGGTGCCCGACGGCCTGGCCGTTCTCACCGACCGGATCTTCCGGCCCGGCACCCTCTACGACCAGGAGTCCGGCGATCCCGGGATGCTCTACTTCTCGGCCGACGGCCGGCCGCACGTGGAGCCGCCGGTCCGGACCGAGGTGCGCGGCCTCGACCTGGCCACCGGCGAGGTGCTGTGGACCGCCACGCCCGGCGGTTCGGTGACCGCCGAGGCGGCCCGCGGTGCCGGCCCGCCCGCGGTCCTGATCACCTCCTCCGACCGGTTGAGCCTGCGCGATGCCCGGACCGGCGCGGTGCTGCGCGAGACCGAGCTGCCCGAGGAGGCCGGTTCCGGTCCGGGCACCAGCGACGTGCTCGACGACGTGGCACTGATCGGCTATCCGGAGGCCGGGCTCCAAGTGGGGTACGACGTACGGACCCTGGACCGGCTCTGGACCCGTGACCTGCACACCGAGGGGGAGCCGGACAACTGTGCGGGCCTGCTCTGCACCGGCGGCGACCGGGAGGTGCGGGTGCTGGACCGGCGCACCGGCAAGTCCGCCTGGTCGGCGCCGGCCACCGCCGCCCTGGCCGCCCGGGCCGGATCGGTGCTGATGAGCGGCCCGGACGGGGACGGCCCGGAGCTCCTCGTCGACGGTGTGACCGGGGCGCCGCGCGCCGACCTGTCCGGCTGGACCGGCGAGGTGGAGGGCTTCGACGCGCACGCCCTGCTGTTGTGGCGGGACGAGAAGGGCGGTGGCCGGGCGTTCGGGGCGGTGCTGCCCGGGGCCACCGAGGTCAGGTATCTGGGGGCGGCCGACGGGCTGGGCGGGGACTGCGGTGGCGACGATCGATACGTAGTCTGTCGGGATGTCCGGGGTCTGCGGGTCTGGGCCTATCGGATCTGA
- a CDS encoding PQQ-binding-like beta-propeller repeat protein, producing the protein MRDALIDLGEVPSGEPESALPRPPLPAYRWILGLLTVVLAALLGGAGPPPPSTDPVFLPINLGDRIQVAGDRLYVAGLVGPIGTVMRTYAIRAYQLPEVTPLGEFQATVPGDIFTFSAIGDDLLLVAFNDVQSSDSGLMAVRVGGGEPLWRRTASLYGLDQQSGLTLIQENVTSDRSVWRALDARTGAVHWSLEQPGSDQVTMSTGSYWAGYPARLFSVRDDGLIEVRDGRTGTLTATARLPRPPGPDFVAWATAGLLVAGYGTEETIAYDELTMAERWRRSGEVLPDAGFPQDCGPMICLAGFPSGLSVVDPATGREVAHSDGFDTAEVIGDRVLVAQASQTQPELAVLDPRTGRTAIAGPWASGGPGPKPGTAWIYRHQAVGYALRYGILDLATGRVWLRGRAERIAGDCRFSTDALVCRRLDSSIAIWRL; encoded by the coding sequence TTGCGGGATGCCCTGATCGATCTCGGCGAGGTGCCGTCCGGGGAACCGGAGTCCGCGCTGCCACGGCCGCCGCTGCCGGCGTACCGCTGGATCCTCGGTCTTCTGACGGTCGTGCTGGCCGCGCTGCTCGGCGGCGCCGGACCACCGCCGCCCTCGACCGATCCGGTGTTCCTCCCGATCAACCTGGGTGACCGGATCCAGGTCGCCGGGGACCGGCTCTACGTCGCCGGGCTGGTCGGGCCGATCGGCACGGTGATGCGGACCTACGCGATCCGGGCCTATCAGCTGCCCGAGGTGACGCCGCTCGGCGAATTCCAGGCCACCGTGCCCGGGGACATCTTCACCTTCTCCGCCATCGGTGACGACCTGCTGCTCGTCGCCTTCAACGACGTGCAGTCCTCCGATTCCGGGCTGATGGCGGTCCGGGTGGGTGGCGGCGAGCCGCTGTGGAGGCGGACGGCGTCGCTCTACGGCCTCGATCAGCAGAGCGGCCTGACGCTGATCCAGGAGAACGTCACCTCGGACCGGTCGGTCTGGCGGGCCCTCGACGCGCGGACCGGGGCCGTGCACTGGTCGCTCGAACAGCCGGGCAGCGACCAGGTGACGATGTCGACCGGCTCCTACTGGGCGGGTTATCCGGCGCGGCTCTTCTCGGTGCGCGACGACGGGCTGATCGAGGTGCGCGACGGGCGCACCGGCACGCTCACCGCGACCGCCCGGCTTCCGCGGCCACCCGGCCCGGACTTCGTGGCCTGGGCGACGGCCGGGCTGCTGGTCGCCGGGTACGGCACCGAGGAGACGATCGCCTACGACGAGCTGACCATGGCCGAGCGCTGGCGGCGTTCCGGCGAGGTGCTGCCGGATGCCGGCTTCCCGCAGGACTGCGGGCCGATGATCTGCCTGGCCGGGTTTCCGAGCGGCCTCAGCGTCGTGGACCCGGCCACCGGCCGTGAGGTGGCGCACTCCGACGGATTCGACACGGCCGAGGTGATCGGTGACCGGGTGCTGGTCGCCCAGGCCAGCCAGACCCAGCCGGAACTGGCCGTGTTAGACCCGCGGACCGGCCGGACCGCGATCGCCGGGCCGTGGGCCAGCGGCGGTCCCGGCCCGAAACCCGGCACCGCCTGGATCTACCGGCATCAGGCGGTCGGCTACGCCCTGCGGTACGGGATCCTCGACCTCGCGACCGGCCGGGTGTGGCTGCGTGGGCGGGCCGAACGGATCGCCGGGGACTGCCGGTTCTCGACCGACGCGCTGGTCTGCCGGCGGTTGGATTCGTCGATCGCGATCTGGCGCCTCTGA
- a CDS encoding response regulator transcription factor — MRVLVVEDERDMADAIVRGLRRKGMAVDVAYDGLEGHEMAYVTRYDVVVLDRDLPGMHGDEICAALVESGALTRVLMLTASSSVEDKVEGLELGADDYLAKPFDFKELVARVQALGRRATPVAPPVLSVGNLVLDQSRRVATRGGVTLELTNKEFCVLEELLKAKGGVVSSEELLERVWDANTDPFTTTVRVTINTLRKKIGDPPLIETVVGAGYRVPEPVVAS; from the coding sequence GTGCGGGTGCTGGTGGTGGAAGACGAACGGGACATGGCCGATGCCATCGTCCGGGGGCTGCGCCGCAAGGGGATGGCGGTGGACGTCGCCTACGACGGCCTCGAGGGGCACGAGATGGCGTATGTCACCAGGTATGACGTGGTCGTCCTCGACCGTGACCTGCCGGGCATGCACGGCGACGAGATCTGCGCCGCCCTGGTCGAGTCGGGTGCGCTGACCCGGGTGCTGATGCTGACCGCCAGCTCCTCGGTCGAGGACAAGGTGGAGGGCCTGGAGCTGGGCGCCGACGACTACCTGGCCAAGCCGTTCGACTTCAAGGAGCTGGTGGCCCGGGTGCAGGCCCTCGGCCGACGGGCCACCCCGGTCGCGCCACCGGTGCTGAGTGTCGGCAACCTGGTGCTGGACCAGTCGCGCCGGGTGGCGACCCGGGGTGGGGTGACGCTGGAGCTCACCAACAAGGAGTTCTGCGTCCTCGAGGAGCTGCTCAAGGCCAAGGGCGGCGTGGTGTCCAGCGAGGAGCTGCTGGAGCGGGTCTGGGACGCCAACACCGACCCGTTCACCACGACGGTCCGGGTGACCATCAACACGCTGCGCAAGAAGATCGGCGATCCACCGCTGATCGAGACCGTGGTGGGCGCCGGCTACCGGGTGCCCGAGCCGGTCGTGGCCTCGTGA
- a CDS encoding sensor histidine kinase, with amino-acid sequence MTVYPGIRSRGLRFDVRPTLRLRLTLLNGILLVGAGAVLVLLAWLLVSESLHPVDALQQGSTVTLRDGTAVEAVAWQDDMVAQASRELLIKGFSALAAVGIVGIALAYAVTGRALRPLRDVTQTAQRLGEETLDQRIRYSGADGEVAELARTFDAMLDRLAAAFESQKRFVANASHELRTPLAVMRTEIDVTLSDDEADVAEFRRMAKVVRNASERANGLVDALLVLARSEAQSGRRLVRKVPADLSLSVQNALSAVKAEAERLKLEVTTELGPAPVVGDPSLLDRLAGNLIENAIRYNHLLGRLWLRTESSGGRAMLIVGNTGYEVEPADVPGLFEPFRRGGWERTGSRGSGLGLSIVRAVCDAHGGTVRAVAQEGGGLEVTVTLPAADTTPVVAGAASVPRIRN; translated from the coding sequence GTGACCGTCTATCCCGGAATCCGTAGTCGCGGCCTGCGGTTCGACGTGCGGCCCACGCTGCGGCTGCGGCTCACCCTGCTCAACGGGATCCTGCTGGTCGGCGCCGGTGCGGTGCTGGTGCTGCTGGCCTGGCTGCTGGTCAGCGAGTCGCTGCATCCGGTCGACGCGCTCCAGCAGGGCTCGACGGTGACGCTGCGGGACGGGACCGCCGTCGAGGCGGTGGCCTGGCAGGACGACATGGTCGCGCAGGCCTCCCGGGAGTTGCTGATCAAGGGGTTCAGCGCGTTGGCCGCGGTCGGCATCGTCGGGATAGCGCTGGCCTACGCGGTGACCGGCCGGGCTCTGCGCCCGCTGCGTGACGTCACCCAGACCGCTCAGCGGCTCGGTGAGGAGACGCTCGACCAGCGGATCCGCTACTCCGGTGCGGACGGTGAGGTAGCCGAGCTGGCCCGCACGTTCGACGCGATGCTCGATCGGCTGGCGGCCGCGTTCGAGTCGCAGAAACGGTTCGTGGCGAACGCGTCGCACGAGTTGCGCACCCCGCTCGCGGTGATGCGGACCGAGATCGACGTGACGCTCAGCGACGACGAGGCCGATGTGGCCGAGTTCCGCCGGATGGCCAAGGTGGTCCGTAACGCCTCGGAACGGGCCAACGGCCTGGTCGACGCGCTGCTGGTGCTGGCCCGGTCGGAGGCGCAGTCGGGCCGCCGGCTGGTCCGCAAGGTGCCCGCCGATCTTTCGCTGAGCGTGCAGAACGCGCTGTCCGCGGTGAAGGCCGAGGCGGAGCGGCTGAAACTGGAGGTCACCACCGAGCTGGGGCCGGCTCCGGTGGTCGGTGACCCGAGTCTGCTGGACCGACTGGCCGGCAACCTCATCGAGAACGCGATCCGCTACAACCACCTGCTGGGCCGGCTGTGGTTGCGTACCGAGTCGTCGGGCGGCCGGGCCATGCTGATCGTCGGCAACACCGGTTACGAGGTCGAGCCGGCCGATGTGCCGGGGCTGTTCGAGCCGTTCCGGCGGGGTGGCTGGGAACGGACCGGATCGAGGGGTTCGGGCCTGGGGCTGTCGATCGTGCGGGCGGTCTGTGACGCACACGGCGGCACGGTCCGTGCGGTGGCCCAGGAGGGCGGCGGGCTGGAGGTCACGGTGACCCTGCCGGCCGCCGACACGACGCCCGTGGTGGCCGGGGCTGCGAGCGTTCCCCGTATCCGGAACTGA